From Methanomassiliicoccales archaeon LGM-RCC1, one genomic window encodes:
- a CDS encoding phosphoserine phosphatase, which yields MEDFVEDIQQQDSQEQQAQVEEVIEQVTETEEETTITSEEGLAAMEEKRSIVNEDAEKHRKLRDELNNQTKEWKSKRDALNSQVRELVDQAGKCREERDSYNQKVRETKELRDEWNQKVTALKEQLAPYRTEKAEEKDQVPLKQLKKQLQDLEYMQQTMPLGKDKENGMVKQISVLAKQIAEREKTYEQNDEIKGLVAQLREAKAQAETYHHQVSEYAEQAQAAHDRMIGYYEQADKLRKEADAAQAKFIECKQAADEEHKKHIEQIKSVHEMDKDAAAFKNKKNSVKKKKIDESGKKEAKEIFERFKAGEKLSTEDLMALQKSGYL from the coding sequence ATGGAAGATTTTGTGGAGGATATTCAGCAGCAGGATTCTCAGGAACAGCAGGCGCAGGTAGAAGAGGTCATCGAACAGGTGACCGAGACCGAAGAGGAGACAACCATCACCTCTGAGGAAGGCCTCGCAGCAATGGAAGAGAAGCGCAGCATCGTCAATGAGGATGCTGAGAAGCACAGGAAGCTCAGGGACGAGCTCAACAACCAGACCAAGGAGTGGAAGTCCAAGAGGGACGCACTCAACTCCCAGGTCAGGGAGCTTGTGGACCAGGCCGGAAAGTGCAGGGAAGAGCGTGACTCTTACAACCAGAAGGTAAGGGAGACCAAAGAGCTCAGGGACGAGTGGAACCAGAAGGTAACCGCTCTCAAGGAACAGCTCGCACCTTACAGGACTGAGAAAGCAGAGGAGAAGGACCAGGTCCCCCTCAAGCAGCTGAAGAAACAGCTCCAGGATCTTGAATACATGCAGCAGACCATGCCCCTTGGAAAGGACAAGGAGAACGGCATGGTGAAGCAGATCTCCGTTCTCGCGAAGCAGATCGCAGAGAGGGAGAAGACCTACGAGCAGAACGATGAGATCAAAGGCCTCGTAGCACAGCTCAGGGAGGCAAAGGCTCAGGCAGAGACCTACCACCACCAGGTTTCCGAGTACGCGGAGCAGGCACAGGCCGCCCACGACAGGATGATCGGCTACTACGAGCAGGCAGACAAGCTCAGGAAGGAAGCTGACGCAGCCCAGGCCAAGTTCATCGAGTGCAAGCAGGCAGCCGATGAGGAGCACAAGAAGCACATCGAGCAGATCAAGTCCGTCCACGAGATGGACAAGGACGCCGCTGCCTTCAAGAACAAGAAGAACAGCGTCAAGAAGAAGAAGATCGACGAGTCCGGAAAGAAGGAGGCAAAGGAGATCTTCGAGCGCTTCAAGGCTGGAGAGAAGCTCTCCACCGAGGACCTCATGGCCCTCCAGAAATCAGGTTACCTCTGA
- a CDS encoding PH domain-containing protein, producing the protein MSKEFEVDENGLTADGYHILSKDSKKSMYIANLIKLAVLAAICFAVSHFGKDVLENDYNTVCMILYALFIILAAYWIVGPEVFYRRYRYRIDDEKAEIRRGIITISHSMVPIERIHQVEVSKGPINRMFGLANVVITTAGGVTTLEFLDEDTAESIASRLNECVVKLLKDRD; encoded by the coding sequence ATGAGCAAGGAGTTCGAAGTGGACGAGAACGGCCTTACTGCCGACGGATACCACATCCTTTCGAAGGACAGCAAAAAGTCGATGTACATCGCCAACCTGATCAAGCTGGCTGTGCTGGCTGCGATATGCTTTGCAGTATCGCATTTCGGAAAGGACGTACTGGAGAACGATTACAACACCGTCTGCATGATTTTGTATGCGCTGTTCATCATTCTCGCTGCATACTGGATCGTCGGTCCCGAGGTATTCTACAGGCGCTACCGCTACAGGATCGACGACGAGAAGGCTGAGATCAGGCGCGGAATCATCACCATCTCCCACTCCATGGTCCCCATCGAGAGGATCCATCAGGTCGAGGTCAGCAAAGGGCCCATCAACAGGATGTTCGGACTGGCCAACGTCGTCATCACCACTGCTGGAGGGGTCACTACTCTGGAGTTCCTAGACGAGGACACCGCCGAGAGTATCGCATCTAGGCTCAACGAGTGCGTCGTCAAGCTCCTGAAAGACCGTGATTGA
- a CDS encoding PH domain-containing protein: MEGEPLQETVSQPETMVYRNHYSYVIQNLVSLILTLGLILLINYFSNRDEGFVLVGWSYAIIILVVGLMFVYIRMWILTTYTFGPTELYVFRNTYFKKETKIQYSKMASVNVRRTIVNRIFGSTTLLFNVNSSVNSNNAEATLTLKSDEADRLREIISSRIFNKEMEVKVEQQMDTMVEITNFDVILHGIFGQPTLSSLVGLASLAYSIFAAVTDSNGILFGLFLFFLSVVLPSVRTVLRYYNYRIYRVEDTITVESGLISTYRSSFNINKVNCVRIREPLLARIMGKSLLEAEVVGLADSNGLPLLCPLKGRGTVLGLAATLVPEFLFDTTNHKQPRQALVPTVAYKAIFAAIIAAATAAMFLYWSFRYAEETGDLGTLVIYTLAAFFGVVLPILLILHGVLAQGNREFGMGDETFMFITGAYDRQRDFIRYDKVQICSVSAGPIQRHYRVGTARVSMMSAMGAKSITSGIFNKEELELIGKEVMARIRDGRYDYRRYL, translated from the coding sequence ATGGAAGGTGAACCTCTACAGGAAACCGTCTCCCAGCCAGAGACGATGGTCTACAGGAACCACTATTCCTACGTGATACAGAATCTGGTATCGCTGATCCTCACACTGGGCCTGATCCTGCTCATCAACTACTTCTCCAACCGTGACGAGGGTTTCGTCCTGGTCGGATGGTCCTATGCGATAATCATCCTGGTCGTAGGCCTGATGTTCGTCTATATCAGGATGTGGATTCTGACCACATACACATTCGGACCCACCGAGCTTTACGTATTCAGGAACACATACTTCAAGAAGGAGACAAAGATCCAATACTCGAAGATGGCCTCGGTCAATGTCAGGAGGACCATCGTCAACCGCATCTTCGGATCGACCACTCTGTTGTTCAACGTCAACTCGTCCGTCAACTCCAACAATGCCGAGGCCACGCTCACATTGAAATCCGACGAAGCGGACAGGCTGAGGGAGATCATCTCAAGCAGGATATTCAACAAGGAGATGGAGGTCAAAGTCGAGCAACAGATGGACACCATGGTTGAGATCACCAACTTCGATGTCATACTCCATGGAATCTTCGGTCAGCCCACCTTATCTTCGCTTGTTGGATTGGCGTCACTGGCCTATTCCATATTCGCAGCGGTCACCGATTCCAACGGAATACTGTTCGGTCTGTTCCTTTTCTTCCTCAGCGTGGTGCTTCCTTCGGTCAGGACCGTGTTGAGATACTACAACTACCGCATCTACCGTGTCGAGGACACCATCACGGTGGAGAGCGGGCTCATAAGCACTTACCGCAGCTCCTTCAACATCAACAAGGTAAACTGCGTCAGGATAAGGGAGCCGCTGCTCGCACGCATCATGGGAAAATCCCTTCTGGAGGCCGAGGTCGTAGGTCTTGCGGACAGCAACGGGCTGCCTCTTCTCTGCCCTCTCAAAGGAAGGGGCACCGTCCTCGGACTTGCAGCAACGCTTGTACCGGAATTCCTGTTCGATACGACCAACCACAAGCAGCCCAGACAGGCCTTGGTGCCTACAGTGGCATACAAGGCCATCTTTGCGGCCATCATAGCAGCGGCCACAGCAGCCATGTTCCTCTATTGGTCGTTCCGCTACGCGGAAGAGACAGGGGATCTGGGAACCTTGGTCATATACACCCTGGCAGCATTCTTCGGGGTCGTCTTACCTATCCTGCTGATCTTGCACGGTGTTCTTGCCCAGGGCAACAGGGAATTCGGGATGGGGGATGAAACGTTCATGTTCATCACCGGAGCCTATGACAGGCAGAGGGACTTCATCAGGTATGACAAGGTCCAGATCTGCTCGGTTTCGGCCGGTCCTATCCAAAGGCATTACAGAGTCGGAACCGCCAGGGTATCCATGATGTCCGCCATGGGTGCGAAGAGCATCACCTCGGGCATCTTCAACAAAGAGGAGTTGGAACTCATCGGCAAAGAGGTCATGGCCAGGATCAGGGACGGAAGGTATGACTACCGCCGTTATCTGTAA
- the purB gene encoding adenylosuccinate lyase produces MSNSCPLDYRYGRADMKAVFSEESRIQNQMNVEAALARAHASLGTISEADAKEITRVASLDVVDVARIKEIESETRHDLMAMVKAMTEQCKGDAGKYVHLGATSNDIVDTATALQIKAAMEIILKDVEDFIYTLAVIARRERDTLEIGRTHAQFAIPITFGFKIAGYIAEMIRHRERIIECMPRACAGKMAGAVGTGAALGKNFFEIQKRVMNDLGLTYEPAATQVVGRDRYTEVICLMANIATSIERYGTEVRNLQRSEIGEASEFFDVKKQVGSSTMAQKRNPMNSENCCGLARVIRGFVTPTFESQVLWHERDLSNSSTERFTLPHVFILTDEILKKMNWIFEGLEVHSDKMLENIESSRGLVMAEPLMMKLTEKGIGRQDAHEIIRESSMVAEDQKRHLRDVLMEREDLKGVLTKEEIVATMDAANYVGGAREIVDKMVEAAENILEKKVE; encoded by the coding sequence ATGAGCAACAGCTGTCCCCTCGACTACAGGTACGGACGTGCCGACATGAAGGCTGTCTTCTCCGAAGAGAGCCGTATCCAGAACCAGATGAACGTAGAAGCCGCACTGGCAAGGGCCCACGCATCCCTGGGAACGATTTCCGAAGCGGATGCTAAGGAGATCACCCGCGTTGCGAGCCTGGATGTAGTCGACGTAGCGAGGATCAAAGAGATCGAGAGCGAGACCAGGCACGACCTCATGGCCATGGTTAAGGCCATGACGGAACAGTGCAAGGGCGATGCGGGTAAGTACGTGCACCTCGGAGCCACTTCCAACGATATCGTCGATACCGCCACCGCTCTGCAGATAAAAGCTGCCATGGAAATCATACTGAAGGATGTCGAGGACTTCATCTACACACTGGCGGTCATCGCCAGGAGGGAGAGGGACACCCTCGAGATCGGAAGGACGCATGCTCAGTTCGCAATCCCCATCACATTCGGATTCAAGATCGCCGGATACATCGCTGAGATGATCAGGCACAGGGAGAGGATCATCGAGTGCATGCCCAGGGCATGCGCCGGAAAGATGGCTGGTGCCGTAGGTACAGGTGCAGCCTTGGGAAAGAACTTCTTCGAGATCCAGAAGAGAGTCATGAATGACCTCGGACTCACCTATGAACCCGCCGCGACGCAGGTTGTCGGAAGGGATAGGTACACGGAGGTCATCTGCCTGATGGCCAACATCGCCACATCCATCGAAAGGTACGGAACGGAGGTCAGGAACCTCCAGAGGTCCGAGATCGGAGAGGCATCCGAGTTCTTCGATGTGAAGAAACAGGTAGGAAGCTCCACCATGGCTCAGAAACGCAACCCGATGAACTCGGAGAACTGCTGCGGTCTGGCCAGGGTCATCAGGGGATTCGTGACCCCCACCTTCGAGAGTCAGGTACTCTGGCATGAGAGGGACCTTTCCAACTCATCGACCGAGAGATTCACCCTGCCCCACGTGTTCATCCTGACCGATGAGATCCTGAAGAAGATGAATTGGATCTTCGAGGGACTCGAGGTCCACTCCGACAAGATGCTGGAGAACATCGAATCCTCCAGGGGACTCGTCATGGCCGAACCTCTGATGATGAAGCTCACCGAGAAGGGAATCGGAAGGCAGGACGCCCACGAGATCATCAGGGAGTCATCCATGGTAGCAGAGGACCAGAAGAGGCATCTCAGGGATGTGCTCATGGAGAGGGAGGACCTCAAAGGAGTGCTTACCAAAGAGGAGATCGTGGCCACCATGGACGCCGCCAACTATGTGGGTGGTGCAAGGGAGATCGTCGACAAGATGGTCGAGGCCGCAGAGAACATCCTGGAAAAGAAGGTGGAGTGA
- a CDS encoding pyridoxamine 5'-phosphate oxidase family protein has translation MAQMTPEMLEEMKATGIISFATASKDGTPNVVPVGMIFMGDDGNIWLVDNYLNKTLANLKENPKAAFYIWTRDYTESYQIKGSATIENSGDDYMKAVAIAHSKKETYPAKNLIKLKVEEIYYVTPGDHAGKKL, from the coding sequence ATGGCGCAGATGACACCAGAGATGCTGGAGGAGATGAAGGCCACAGGCATAATCTCTTTCGCAACGGCATCCAAGGACGGAACTCCCAACGTCGTTCCGGTAGGTATGATCTTCATGGGAGACGACGGGAACATTTGGCTCGTCGACAACTATCTGAACAAGACATTGGCCAACCTGAAGGAGAATCCCAAGGCAGCTTTCTACATCTGGACTAGGGATTACACGGAGTCCTACCAGATCAAGGGATCGGCAACCATCGAGAACTCCGGGGACGATTACATGAAGGCTGTGGCAATCGCTCACTCCAAGAAGGAGACCTATCCTGCCAAGAACCTCATCAAGCTGAAGGTCGAGGAGATCTACTACGTTACACCTGGCGATCACGCCGGAAAGAAACTTTGA
- a CDS encoding isocitrate/isopropylmalate family dehydrogenase produces the protein MVDEKAIQAAQEKFGALLRKQLERVEVLKNEPDWTDYSKLDKLIIGVCGGDGIGPYICASAQKVMETLLADKIKAGKVEIRQIDGLTIERRVEVMKAIPDDTLAALKECHVILKGPTTTPKKGDPWPNIESANVAMRKELDLFANVRPVSVPELGINWVFYRENTEGSYALGSDGVNVTDDLAMDFCVATTQGTERIIRAGFEHAKKTGVNYVSLVTKANIIKTTDGKFLSIAERVAKDYPEVQWDDWFIDITTAKLIDPARRSNFKVFVLPNLYGDIITDEAAQIQGGVGTAGSANIGKRYAMFEAIHGSAPRMVTDGRAQYADPCSMIKAVAMMMEHIGEVEKAKKLNMALDITTQFEKKLVMTGRDTGATGDEFAQYVLDTMARPDIEKVWQNYIDESIANAKN, from the coding sequence ATGGTAGACGAGAAAGCAATCCAAGCGGCACAGGAGAAATTCGGTGCCCTGCTGAGGAAGCAGCTCGAGAGGGTCGAGGTTCTGAAGAACGAACCCGACTGGACAGACTACTCCAAACTGGACAAGCTGATCATAGGCGTTTGCGGTGGGGACGGAATCGGACCCTACATCTGCGCATCCGCCCAGAAGGTCATGGAGACACTCCTCGCTGACAAGATCAAGGCCGGCAAGGTCGAGATCAGGCAGATCGACGGTCTGACCATCGAGAGGCGTGTGGAGGTCATGAAGGCGATCCCCGATGACACACTGGCTGCCCTGAAGGAATGCCACGTGATCCTCAAAGGTCCCACGACCACACCCAAGAAGGGAGATCCCTGGCCGAACATCGAGAGCGCCAACGTCGCCATGAGGAAGGAACTCGACCTGTTCGCCAACGTCAGGCCTGTTTCGGTCCCCGAGCTCGGTATCAACTGGGTTTTCTACAGGGAGAACACAGAGGGAAGCTACGCCCTGGGAAGCGACGGAGTGAACGTCACCGACGATCTCGCAATGGACTTCTGCGTTGCCACTACACAGGGAACCGAGAGGATCATCCGTGCAGGTTTCGAGCACGCCAAGAAGACCGGGGTCAACTACGTTTCCCTTGTCACCAAGGCCAACATCATCAAGACAACCGATGGAAAGTTCCTCAGCATCGCCGAGAGGGTTGCGAAGGACTATCCTGAGGTCCAGTGGGACGATTGGTTCATCGACATCACCACTGCGAAGCTGATTGACCCCGCAAGGAGGAGCAACTTCAAGGTCTTCGTACTGCCCAACCTCTACGGAGACATCATCACGGACGAGGCTGCCCAGATCCAAGGCGGTGTCGGAACAGCCGGTTCAGCCAACATCGGAAAGAGGTACGCCATGTTCGAGGCCATCCACGGTTCCGCACCCAGGATGGTCACAGATGGTCGTGCCCAGTATGCCGATCCCTGCAGCATGATCAAGGCGGTCGCCATGATGATGGAGCATATCGGAGAGGTCGAGAAGGCCAAGAAGCTCAACATGGCCCTTGACATCACCACTCAGTTCGAGAAGAAGCTCGTCATGACCGGAAGGGACACTGGAGCAACCGGAGACGAGTTCGCCCAGTACGTCCTTGACACCATGGCCAGACCCGACATAGAGAAGGTCTGGCAGAACTACATCGACGAGTCCATCGCGAACGCGAAGAACTGA
- a CDS encoding transporter substrate-binding domain-containing protein, giving the protein MNTNQKIKFVAVLLTLVVLFGLTAIAQEDDADQRYTIEVVTNPDFAPYEYLVSEEYEGIDMDIWKAIAQALDCNVNFNVMDFDSIINAIEAGRFDVGASGFTVTEERKEQINFSTTYSTAHQVALVLKDGPLANAKTADELMNKSVAVESGTTGYYLAADVFGEENVTPYNTYTCHTGPGLRI; this is encoded by the coding sequence TTGAATACGAATCAGAAGATCAAATTCGTGGCTGTATTGCTCACATTGGTCGTATTGTTCGGACTGACAGCTATCGCCCAGGAGGACGATGCAGACCAGAGGTACACCATCGAAGTGGTCACGAACCCCGATTTCGCACCATATGAATACCTGGTGTCGGAAGAATACGAGGGAATCGATATGGATATCTGGAAGGCGATCGCGCAGGCACTGGACTGCAACGTCAACTTCAATGTCATGGACTTCGATTCCATCATCAATGCGATCGAGGCCGGAAGGTTCGACGTTGGCGCTTCTGGATTCACCGTGACCGAGGAGAGGAAGGAACAGATTAACTTCTCCACGACATACTCCACGGCCCACCAGGTGGCTCTCGTCCTCAAGGACGGTCCACTCGCCAATGCCAAGACCGCCGACGAACTCATGAACAAATCTGTGGCCGTTGAGTCCGGAACCACCGGATACTACTTGGCTGCCGATGTTTTCGGAGAAGAGAATGTCACCCCGTACAACACATACACGTGTCATACAGGGCCTGGTCTCCGGATATGA